One Sinorhizobium mexicanum genomic region harbors:
- a CDS encoding bifunctional DNA primase/polymerase produces the protein MDKKNARTSTPKIPNITQNEAYRGAEYWLSNGAAIVPLEPRSKKPFNGYSSRKYIKKKKELKKFFRKYPDANYGIVTGSASGIIVLDVDGKEGRDSLKALKKANEGFSSTVIVETGRGRHYYFKGDDWFRNSAGKLGAGLDVRGDGGYVVGPGSVHESGVRYKYRAGSSPDEVSVANSSWLRERVASLVQLKADSVSTPTLVKEGGRNNALIAYLGGLVRKGIVGDELLALARIFNGSFPSPLDDDEVVKTVKSALTYSPVDRDADPGEAYADAVLQTYFGGGKHLMRLDDGLFWAYDAKKWTIENVDSLKQKTLKVIQQNPQRPGMATTTVINQVVDILKAKVMRDGDPLRFTDPPAAALNLRNGELWLASDGATKLGAHNAESYLRHFLDIEYDSNAACPLFDRAMEEIFPAEHAEIIPYMVSANFPAPFAVECSDA, from the coding sequence ATGGATAAGAAAAACGCTCGTACTTCAACGCCCAAAATACCCAACATCACACAAAACGAAGCATATAGGGGGGCTGAATACTGGCTTTCGAACGGTGCGGCCATCGTACCGCTGGAACCGCGTTCAAAGAAGCCCTTCAATGGCTATAGCTCGCGGAAATACATCAAGAAGAAGAAGGAGCTGAAGAAGTTCTTCCGCAAATATCCTGACGCGAACTACGGCATCGTAACAGGATCCGCTTCAGGGATCATCGTCCTCGACGTCGACGGAAAGGAAGGCCGCGACTCGTTGAAGGCGCTAAAGAAAGCGAATGAAGGATTTTCTTCGACGGTTATCGTGGAAACGGGACGTGGCAGACATTACTATTTCAAGGGAGACGACTGGTTCCGCAACTCCGCGGGTAAACTCGGCGCAGGTCTCGATGTCCGCGGAGATGGCGGCTACGTAGTCGGCCCCGGCAGCGTGCATGAAAGCGGGGTGCGGTATAAGTATCGTGCTGGTAGCAGTCCTGACGAGGTATCCGTAGCAAACTCCTCATGGCTTCGTGAACGTGTCGCATCACTGGTCCAGCTCAAGGCAGACTCAGTTTCCACCCCCACGCTCGTCAAAGAGGGTGGCCGCAACAACGCCTTGATCGCCTATCTGGGCGGATTGGTGCGCAAGGGGATTGTCGGAGATGAACTTCTGGCGTTGGCTCGCATCTTTAATGGGTCTTTCCCAAGCCCATTAGATGACGATGAGGTCGTGAAAACCGTCAAGAGTGCGCTGACCTATTCGCCCGTGGACCGAGATGCTGATCCAGGTGAAGCATACGCTGATGCGGTCCTGCAAACATATTTCGGCGGTGGCAAACACCTCATGCGTTTGGATGACGGCCTGTTTTGGGCCTATGACGCGAAAAAATGGACCATTGAAAACGTCGACAGCCTTAAGCAGAAGACGTTGAAGGTGATCCAGCAAAACCCTCAGCGTCCGGGGATGGCGACAACTACTGTGATCAATCAGGTAGTTGATATCCTTAAAGCAAAGGTTATGCGAGATGGAGATCCTTTGCGATTTACTGACCCTCCGGCAGCCGCATTGAATCTTCGTAATGGCGAACTATGGCTTGCGTCAGATGGAGCGACGAAACTGGGCGCTCACAATGCCGAATCTTATCTCCGTCATTTTCTGGACATCGAATACGATTCCAATGCGGCCTGTCCGCTATTCGATCGGGCTATGGAGGAGATTTTCCCGGCAGAGCACGCCGAGATCATTCCCTACATGGTAAGCGCGAATTTCCCCGCACCTTTTGCTGTTGAGTGCTCTGATGCATGA
- the tnpA gene encoding IS66-like element accessory protein TnpA yields MEEDDQKLQVRLVGRNGRRRYDPASKNRLVSACLEPGVSVSRLALEHGVNANLLRKWIKKRTETQSLPPSSSPSFIPVQIESTSDRALLRQSSMAAVDLPGTCDGVRGSASKRAAPFSSPAKVSASLPNGVKLTLECGDVDALAAVIGALGHVHTGR; encoded by the coding sequence ATGGAAGAAGATGATCAGAAACTGCAGGTAAGGCTTGTTGGTCGGAACGGGAGACGCCGATACGACCCCGCATCGAAGAACCGTCTTGTCTCGGCCTGCCTTGAGCCTGGCGTGTCGGTATCGAGGCTTGCGCTCGAACATGGGGTCAATGCGAACCTTCTTCGGAAGTGGATAAAGAAGCGCACGGAGACCCAGTCCCTCCCGCCGTCCTCATCACCGTCGTTTATCCCGGTTCAGATTGAAAGCACTTCCGATCGGGCCTTGCTGCGACAGAGCAGCATGGCTGCGGTGGATTTGCCGGGGACTTGCGATGGAGTGCGTGGGTCGGCATCGAAAAGGGCTGCGCCTTTTTCCTCTCCAGCCAAGGTGAGCGCGTCACTGCCGAACGGGGTGAAGCTGACGCTGGAATGCGGTGATGTGGATGCGTTGGCAGCGGTCATCGGAGCGTTGGGTCATGTTCACACTGGGCGCTGA
- the tnpB gene encoding IS66 family insertion sequence element accessory protein TnpB (TnpB, as the term is used for proteins encoded by IS66 family insertion elements, is considered an accessory protein, since TnpC, encoded by a neighboring gene, is a DDE family transposase.), whose amino-acid sequence MFTLGADLQVYLHREPIDFRAGINSLAVLVQETMALDPFAPAVFAFCNRRRDRMKLLFFDRSGFVLVLKRLTEDKFRWPRREAAVVQLTTEQLHWLLDGIDIDAMVRHPVRQYQVAG is encoded by the coding sequence ATGTTCACACTGGGCGCTGACCTTCAAGTCTACCTTCACCGCGAGCCGATCGACTTCAGGGCCGGCATCAACAGCCTTGCGGTGCTGGTTCAGGAGACGATGGCGCTCGATCCGTTTGCGCCGGCGGTTTTTGCGTTCTGCAATCGCCGTCGCGATCGGATGAAGCTCTTGTTCTTCGACCGATCCGGCTTTGTGCTGGTTCTGAAGCGGCTGACCGAGGACAAGTTCCGGTGGCCTCGCCGGGAGGCGGCGGTCGTTCAGCTTACGACCGAGCAATTGCACTGGCTCCTCGACGGCATCGATATCGATGCAATGGTCCGCCATCCGGTGCGGCAATATCAGGTTGCTGGTTGA
- the tnpC gene encoding IS66 family transposase — MNRSGEPTVEELMARIAALQAENRQLTERVVKLEEELALARLHRFAPKSEKHIDRLFNEAEQAADEDDADNEDGDVVALPDTGLPATDGTTGKKRGRKALPENLPRERVEYDLPDDKKACPCCRHQMHRMGETVTEQLHIEVKAKVLQNVRFKYACRHCDRTGINTPVVIAPMPAQPLPGSIATASTLAFALVHKYVDGTPLYRLAQAFERAGVPVSRGALGHWVIGSSEKHLSRIYNALKLRLRSQPLIHGDETTVQVLKEKDREAASTSYMWAYRSGEDSDEPIVLLDYQPGRGQIYPQTFLGDYRGIVMSDGYSAWRTLDGATHLGCMAHSRRRFVDALKARKKGGGPPEQALRFFEQLYRIERQARDRKPEDGETQADCIRRSRQQHSVPVLNALKAWLDDIAPKVLPDSKLGDAVSYTLNQWDYLTRHTEDGRMPIDNNLLERDIRIFATGRKSWLFSDTVDGARASAVIYSLMLTCRACGVEPLAWLRHVLTELPQRPQNVAIDDLLPFNFLKAAAA; from the coding sequence ATGAATCGATCCGGCGAACCGACTGTTGAAGAGCTGATGGCGCGTATTGCTGCGCTGCAGGCGGAGAACCGCCAGCTCACAGAACGCGTCGTCAAACTCGAGGAAGAGTTGGCGCTTGCACGGCTGCATCGTTTTGCGCCGAAGAGCGAAAAGCACATTGACCGCCTCTTCAATGAAGCCGAACAGGCCGCGGATGAGGACGATGCCGACAACGAAGATGGCGATGTCGTTGCTCTGCCGGACACGGGCTTGCCGGCGACCGACGGCACGACGGGAAAGAAGCGCGGCCGCAAGGCCTTGCCGGAAAACCTGCCGCGCGAGCGTGTCGAGTATGACCTTCCCGACGATAAGAAGGCCTGTCCATGCTGCCGTCACCAGATGCATCGCATGGGCGAGACCGTTACCGAGCAACTTCATATCGAGGTGAAGGCGAAGGTCCTGCAGAATGTGCGGTTCAAATATGCTTGCCGTCATTGCGACCGCACCGGGATCAACACCCCGGTCGTGATCGCGCCGATGCCCGCGCAGCCCTTGCCGGGCAGCATCGCCACGGCTTCGACGCTGGCCTTCGCGCTCGTTCATAAGTATGTCGACGGCACACCGCTCTACCGCTTGGCGCAGGCATTCGAGCGCGCAGGTGTTCCTGTCAGCCGTGGCGCTCTGGGCCACTGGGTGATCGGCTCGAGCGAAAAGCATCTCTCCCGCATCTATAACGCCCTGAAGCTGCGGCTCAGATCGCAGCCCCTCATCCATGGCGACGAGACGACTGTTCAGGTCCTAAAGGAAAAGGATCGAGAGGCCGCCAGCACGTCATATATGTGGGCTTACCGAAGCGGCGAGGACAGTGACGAGCCGATCGTGCTGCTCGATTATCAGCCGGGCCGCGGCCAGATATACCCGCAAACCTTCCTCGGCGATTATCGCGGGATAGTGATGAGTGATGGCTATTCCGCCTGGCGCACGCTGGATGGGGCAACCCATCTTGGGTGTATGGCCCATTCCAGACGACGCTTTGTCGACGCCCTCAAGGCGAGAAAGAAGGGTGGCGGACCACCGGAGCAGGCACTCCGCTTCTTCGAACAGCTCTACCGGATTGAAAGGCAGGCCAGGGACAGAAAACCCGAGGATGGTGAAACGCAGGCCGACTGCATTCGGCGCTCTCGCCAACAGCACAGCGTGCCCGTCCTGAACGCACTCAAGGCTTGGCTCGACGACATCGCGCCGAAGGTCTTGCCGGACAGCAAGCTCGGCGACGCTGTGTCCTACACTCTGAACCAGTGGGACTATCTGACGCGCCACACCGAGGACGGCAGGATGCCGATCGACAACAATCTTCTGGAGCGCGATATCAGAATTTTTGCAACCGGCAGAAAGAGTTGGCTGTTCAGCGATACCGTTGACGGAGCCAGAGCTAGCGCAGTCATCTATAGCCTGATGCTGACTTGCCGCGCCTGTGGCGTCGAGCCATTAGCCTGGTTACGCCACGTCCTTACTGAACTGCCTCAGCGCCCTCAGAACGTAGCTATCGACGATCTCCTGCCCTTCAACTTCCTCAAGGCCGCCGCAGCCTGA
- a CDS encoding phage/plasmid primase, P4 family: MHELIGYILQPERPIALILIWKGVGSNGKSALAGLLADLLGHHAVAAMRVRDLTRNQFSVNSLFGRLLFLDDDVQTGTRLPDGDLKRISEKKILTAERKFSGHYSFENRAVPLMLCNNPPSITDLSQGLQRRLHVVPFTRQFKKKDIDSTLFDRIRAQELSGILNHALRGYQRVVRRGWKFKIPDAVKAASEGFLQEANPVPAFIDEGCIKGSGSCLVAELYARYGTWCQQQGITMAQQRSSFERNVTSLGYKAVKRNKGMTFLNLSIRYP; the protein is encoded by the coding sequence ATGCACGAGCTGATTGGCTACATACTACAGCCTGAACGGCCTATTGCCCTGATTTTGATCTGGAAAGGTGTTGGTAGCAACGGCAAGTCCGCATTGGCTGGTTTGCTGGCCGACCTGCTGGGACATCATGCAGTTGCGGCGATGCGTGTACGTGATCTGACAAGAAACCAGTTTTCAGTTAACAGCTTGTTTGGGCGCCTGCTGTTTCTCGATGACGACGTCCAGACCGGCACTCGTCTTCCAGACGGCGACCTAAAGCGTATCAGCGAGAAAAAGATCCTGACTGCCGAGCGTAAATTTAGCGGCCACTACTCGTTCGAGAATCGCGCGGTGCCGTTGATGCTCTGTAACAATCCTCCCTCGATTACAGACCTTAGTCAGGGTCTACAACGACGGCTTCATGTCGTGCCCTTCACTCGTCAATTCAAAAAGAAGGACATCGACAGCACGTTGTTTGACCGTATCAGAGCCCAGGAACTTTCCGGCATTCTAAATCACGCATTACGAGGCTATCAGCGGGTGGTACGGCGTGGATGGAAGTTCAAAATTCCTGATGCGGTGAAGGCAGCCTCTGAGGGGTTTTTGCAGGAGGCGAACCCCGTTCCGGCTTTCATAGATGAAGGGTGCATCAAAGGGAGTGGCAGCTGCCTCGTGGCAGAGCTCTATGCCCGCTACGGAACGTGGTGTCAGCAGCAGGGTATTACCATGGCGCAGCAACGTTCAAGCTTCGAGCGAAACGTCACCTCCCTTGGCTATAAGGCCGTGAAACGGAACAAGGGAATGACGTTTCTCAACCTCAGCATCCGCTACCCGTAG
- a CDS encoding tudor domain-containing protein, translated as MHILSTSPLTPHATITLAPVSILGAAPSATLRNNPKANAAAAQGPDAKVIVIGLDDQGRPHASWFAEDECDAAAVASDLMNMALIDVSNEELAAIANNLPRGKLFESGKAFVPFVKRTTYDQLAKYLDDDYLAAAAARVEAAAGAASAAAEDYAKASKGEVPARQPEDWSKLLVGDLVLARETAEEGWFEAIVVELAADGRFRLRWRDWPELPNFTRALTDIALLHPKHVAA; from the coding sequence ATGCACATACTTTCAACCTCGCCCTTAACGCCGCACGCGACGATCACGCTGGCACCCGTTTCGATTCTGGGCGCCGCCCCTTCAGCGACGCTTCGCAACAATCCCAAAGCCAACGCCGCCGCGGCTCAAGGCCCCGACGCCAAAGTCATCGTGATCGGCCTGGACGATCAGGGAAGACCGCATGCGTCGTGGTTTGCAGAAGACGAGTGCGATGCCGCCGCTGTCGCCTCTGACCTGATGAACATGGCACTCATCGACGTGAGCAATGAGGAGTTGGCTGCGATCGCCAACAACCTGCCGCGTGGAAAGCTGTTCGAGAGCGGCAAGGCGTTCGTGCCGTTCGTGAAGCGCACCACCTATGATCAGCTCGCGAAGTACCTCGACGACGACTACCTCGCGGCAGCAGCAGCCCGCGTGGAGGCCGCCGCAGGGGCAGCCAGCGCTGCAGCCGAGGATTATGCGAAAGCGAGCAAGGGTGAGGTGCCGGCCCGGCAACCGGAGGACTGGTCGAAGCTTCTGGTTGGAGACCTCGTGCTGGCCCGTGAGACCGCCGAGGAAGGTTGGTTCGAGGCGATTGTCGTCGAACTAGCGGCCGACGGCCGTTTCCGCCTTCGCTGGCGCGACTGGCCGGAGCTACCGAACTTCACCCGCGCTCTAACGGATATTGCCCTTCTGCACCCCAAGCATGTCGCGGCGTAG